In Xylanibacter ruminicola 23, a single genomic region encodes these proteins:
- a CDS encoding 2-dehydropantoate 2-reductase gives MLSYSIIGMGAIGGYYGGRLAKAGREVHFLAHSDYQYVLQNGLRVESCDGDFCLPHINAYATQKDMPKTDVIIVGLKSVKNHDVLPELLRPIVHQNSIVILIQNGIGLEDDLQNVFPGLQIVAGLAFICSAKVGPGHVSHQCYGSINLGNYSCQQEKFEVLLQDMTDAGIQAAEVPYLEARWKKAVWNMPFNGMTVALNTSTDKLLKNPATRQLIYDQMMEVIGAANALGVNTLTSEFADKMMQMTDEMVPYSPSMKLDFDYHRPMEIEYLYSRPIAEAKKVGFEMPKLAMLEAELKFIEAQLNS, from the coding sequence ATGTTAAGTTATTCGATAATAGGTATGGGAGCCATCGGAGGCTATTACGGCGGACGTTTGGCAAAGGCAGGACGTGAGGTGCATTTCCTCGCGCATAGTGACTATCAATATGTGTTACAGAATGGATTGCGAGTAGAATCGTGCGACGGCGATTTCTGTCTTCCACATATTAATGCCTACGCTACTCAGAAGGATATGCCAAAGACGGATGTGATCATCGTAGGATTGAAATCGGTTAAAAACCACGATGTATTACCAGAGCTGCTACGCCCTATCGTACACCAGAATTCGATTGTAATACTTATACAAAATGGTATAGGACTGGAGGATGATTTGCAGAATGTGTTTCCCGGCCTGCAGATTGTGGCTGGCTTGGCATTTATATGTTCGGCCAAGGTTGGTCCAGGTCATGTTTCGCACCAGTGCTATGGTAGCATTAATCTGGGTAACTACTCGTGCCAGCAGGAAAAGTTCGAGGTGCTGTTGCAGGATATGACAGATGCCGGCATCCAAGCTGCCGAGGTACCATATCTGGAAGCACGATGGAAGAAGGCTGTATGGAACATGCCATTTAACGGTATGACGGTAGCCCTGAACACCAGTACCGACAAGCTGCTGAAGAACCCAGCCACACGCCAGCTGATATACGACCAGATGATGGAGGTGATTGGCGCCGCCAATGCCCTGGGTGTAAACACCCTGACATCTGAATTTGCTGATAAGATGATGCAGATGACCGACGAGATGGTTCCCTATAGTCCGTCGATGAAACTAGATTTCGACTATCATCGCCCCATGGAGATTGAATATCTCTATTCGCGCCCAATCGCAGAGGCAAAGAAAGTCGGCTTCGAGATGCCGAAACTAGCCATGCTCGAAGCCGAATTAAAGTTTATAGAAGCCCAGCTGAATAGCTGA